The DNA sequence GCGCGCCCGGCCTTGAGTTGACTGACGAACAGCGGGATGACCGAGCCCCGTGAGTACATGACGTTGCCGTAGCGCACACACGAGACGGTGGTCCGGCTCCGGGGGTTGTTGCGAGCGTGGGCCTGCGCCACCTTTTCCATCAGCGCCTTGCTCATGCCCATGGCGTTGACGGGGTAGACCGCCTTGTCGGTGCTGAGCAGCACGACCGATCCGACGCCGTTGCGGTCGGCGGCAGCCACCACGTTGTGGCTGCCGAGCACGTTGGTGCGGATCGCCTCCAGCGGGAAGAACTCGCACGACGGCACCTGCTTGAGCGCCGCCGCGTGGAAGACGAAGTCGACGTCGCGACTGGCCTCCAGCACCGCGTCGTAGTCGCGGACGTCGCCCACGTGGTAGCGGACCCGCGGGTCACCGATGCAACTGCGCATGGCGTCCTGTTTGGCCTCGTCCCGGCTGAACACCCGGACCTCGCCGACGTCGAGCTCCAGGAGCCGATGGAGCATCTTCTGGCCGAAGGAGCCGGTGCCGCCCGTGATGAGCACCCGCCGCCCGACAGGTACAAGAGTCATCGTTTCCCCCGCTCCTCACCGGTGACGTACGACAGGTGAGGGCCTCGTCGGTTGACTGCCGTCTGCGTCATTCCGGACTTCTCCGTCGAATTCTCACTAGTCAACGACTCACCGGACCACGCGTCACGCCGACCGGGCGCCCCAGCCGGGAATCAGCCGACCCGCACAGGTCGTCAACACCGGACGGAGACCCGGTCCGACATCCAGTCCACGGTGGACTCCAGCCCGGCTCGAAGCGGATGCCGGCCGACGGTCGGGAACAGCTCGCGCAGCCGGGACGCGTCGGCCTGCGAGTCGCGGACGTCCCCGGCGCGCGGCGGCTCGTGGACGACGGACAGCCCACGGCCCACCACGGACTCCAACTCGGCGATCAGCTCCAGCAGCGAGACGCGCGCCCCGAAGGCCAGGTTGACGACGTCCGGTGACGACACCCGACGCATCACCGCGTCCACGATCACCGCCGTCACGCTCCCCACGTAGGTGAAGTCGCGGGTCTGTCCGCCGTCGCCGTGCACCCGCAGCGGCTCCCCGCTCAGGGCCGCCGAGACGAACCTGGGCACCACCGCCGCGTAGGCGTGGTTCGCCGCCTGACGGGGGCCGAAGACGTTGAAGAAGCGGAACGCCAGGACCGCGACGTCGTAGCAGGCCGCGTACGCGAGTGCGTACGCCTCGGTGGCCAGCTTCGACACCGCGTACGGGCTCACCGGCATGGGTCGCAGCTCCTCTCGGCGCGGCAGCACCGGGTTCGCTCCGTAGACCGACGACGACGAGGCCACGACCACGTGCGGGACCCGATGCCGCCGGACGGCCTCCAGGACCATCAGCGTGCCGGTGGCGTTCGCGTGGTGGCTGCCCATCGGCCGGTCGATCGAACGCGGCACGGACCCGAGCGCGCCGAGATGCACCACGCTGGCGGCGCCGGCGACGGCCTCGTCCAGCACGTCCGCGTCGAGGACGCTCCCCCGCACCAGTCGGACCGGTTGGTCGAGCAGATTTTCCACGTACCCGGTGGAGAGGTCGTCCACCGCGACGATCTCGCCGGTCCGGGGATGTGCCGCCAACGCCCGTACCAGATTGGAACCGATGAACCCGGCTCCCCCGGTCACCACGACCTTCACGCTGATCTCCGTTCCCCCGCCTCACAACGGCATCCGGCGCGCCGCTCCCACGAGGTCAACGAGTCACCCGGGGGTGCGGTGCGCGGCCGGCCCGGCTCACACGGCCAGCCGACGCGGGACGGCGGCGTGCGGCGGGCCCGGTTCCGGCACGGTGTCGCTCCTGCGCACCGACATGGACAGCAACAGCACGAGCCCGATCGGCCCCAGGCGTTGCAGCAGGAGATAGGTGATGTTGTCACAGTCGCTGCTCAGCCAGAGCATGGTGGCGATGCCCAACGGTGGCGCCAGCAGCGCCGCCGGCAGACGATCACCCCGCAGCCCGCGCAGGTGCAGCCGGCGGACCCCCCGCACGGCGAACGCGAACGGGATGAACACCAGCGGCACCGCGGGCGGACCGAAGTTCAGAATGGCCTCACCGGGCAGGCCGTAGACGTTGGACGCCCACTGCCGGTCCTCGAACGAGTACACCCCCTGGCCCTGGAGCAGCTCGGTCCCGTAGTACATCTTCGGCAACGGCCGGTCCGGCACGATCCAGTCGGGCACCGGCAACAGCAGACCGGCCGCGTACGTCCCGCCCCACGCCAGCTCGCCCACCCCCTCCAGCCGGCGTTCCAGCAGGATGGCCTGCACGTCCGCCCGACCGAAGTCGCCGAGCAACATCGCCGGCGCGTCGCGCCCGGTCTCCTGGGACATCTCCGCGACGGACTTCTTGCCCTTGAAGATGTCGAGCACCTGCGGGCCGGCGTTCTTGTACATCCCGTAGACGAACATGAAGATCACGAAGACCACCGCCGCGCAGGCCATGACGCGTCGGGAGATCCGCTGGACGAGGAAGTGCACAAGCATCAGGCCCATCACCACCGGCCACAGCGTGTTGCTCCGACTGCCCCGCAGCCCGCCCACGAAGAACTGGACGAGCGCCAGCGCGAGCAGCAGCGCCACGATCAGGCCGGGTCGGCCGACGAGTTCCCGCCTCCACCGGACCACCACCAGCGTGAAGATCATAGAGGGGAACGACTCGCCGACGGTCAACAGTCCGTTGTGCCCGAGCAGCAGGTCGCGATTGACCGTCATGGTGTCGACGAAGCCGGACAGGCCCCCGAACTTGGCCAGCTCGGCGATGAACGCGCCCACCCCCACCAGGGCCATGAGCACACCGAACCGGTAGAAGCGCCGTTCGTCGAAACGGACCCGCCAGAGCTCGCCGGCCGGGCCGCGCGCCACCCGGCGGCGGGCCCGCCGGCTGCTCGTCAACCAGCGGTACGCGACGAGGCCGACCAGGTTGAGTGTCGCCATAAGGCCGAAGGCGTGTCGCCAGTCGTCCGGCGCGATGACGCGCTTGGGCCACCAGTCGAACATCACGTGCAGCAGGGGGGCGAGGTAGAACAGGTGGACGCCGATCAGGCCGATCAACGCCTGCGGGTCGAAGAGGTCCAGCCGCCGACGCAGCCAGTCCACGACGTCGATCCCGAGGATCGCTCCGCACATGGCGGCGGGAATGACGAACCAGTGCATCAGCCGCGGGTCGAGCAGCACGAGGCAGATGGTGGTCACGAGCACCACCGAGAATGACAGGGCCCAACTCACCGCGTCGTCCTGCACGGGGTCCGTACGAACGCTCCGCGCGGTTTCCCGACGGCCCGCGAGGACCGCACTCTCACCGGCGACAGACATGAAAGAATCCCCTGAATTATCGGCGGTGCCGGCGTCACCCGTCGTCCGCGAAACGGCTGTCTGGTGTCGAGCGGACGGCATGACGTCGAATTCAGGTGCTGGCCCGCCTGGACGATCAGTTCACTTTAGATGCCCCACAGTGCCCGCCATTGCGGTATCGCCGTTTCCAACAGGAACGGAGAATCGCGCAGCACCCGCCCCATCCGCGCCCGGGTGGCCGCGTCCGAGGCCGCCGCGTCCAACGCGCGTTCGGCCCACCGACGGGTGCCGGCGGCCAGCGGCACCGTCTCCACGCCGAGGAGCCGGTCGGCCGCCTCGCGCAGGCTCGGCAGGTCGCTGCCGAGCACCGGCACCCCGGCGGCCAGGGCCTCCAGCAGCGCTCCCGGCAGGCCTTCCCGCAGCGACGGCAGCAGCAGCACGTCCGCGGCGGCCAGGATCGAACCGACCTCGTCCAGTTCACCGGCGAAGACGATCGTCGGGTCGCCCGCCACGCCGGGATGCACCGCGGTGATGTCGGCGACCCCACCGGGTCCGGCCACGAGCAGCCGGGCGTCCGGTCGCATCCGACGGACCTCCCGGTGGACGTCGACCAGGAACGGACGGTTCTTCTCCGGAGCGGCACGACCGAGATACCCGAGCACCGGAACGTCGTCGGGAAGGCCCCAGTGGCGGCGGGCCGACACGCGGTCCCAGCCGGCGACCCGGGCCACGTCGACGGCGTGCGGCAGCACCCGGTAGCGCGGATCGTGGCCGGGCGGGTCGGCGAACCGCAGCGCCGCCGCACTGACGCCGACCACCTCCGTCGCCACCGACCTGATCAGGCGACGGAGGGTGCGGCGTAACAGCCGGTGCCGCCACGAATCCGGCCGGTTGTCCGCCTCGCTGGTGAGCCGGACCACCCGGCGCCGCACACCCAGTGTGCGGGCCACCAGGAGCACCAGCCCGCTGATCAGCTCGACGTGCGAGACCACCACGTCCGGGTCGAGCGCACGCAGGGTGCGCCACAGCCGCGGCGCGAACGTCCGGACCGGGTGCAGCGGGCACTGCACCACCTCCGCCCCGGCCGCGCGGAACCGGGAGGCGAGGCTCCCTTCCCGGCCGCCGACCGTCACGAAGACGTGGCGCACCTCGCTCGGCGGCACCGCGCGGCACAGGTCCAGACAGGCCGTTTCCGCCCCACCGCGGTCGAGCGTGCCGATGACGTTCGCCACCAGGGGCGACCGTCGCCGGTCCGGTCGGGTCGGCGCGCGCAGGCTGGCCGTACGAGCGGTCATCGGGTGGGTGTCCCTGTCGGTGTGTGGTGATGGAGAAGATCCCTCTTCACGGCCGCGACCGGGTCCGCGACCCGGGCCCGGGACCGGCGTGCCAGCAGGGACAACGAGCCGCCCTCGGACAGGTCACGGATCGGGGTCGTCCCCCGGCCCTGCGGCGCGGGTGCGCGGCGGTGCGGGCGCGGCCGGCGCAATTCTGGTACAACGCTTGTCCGGGCCGGTTCACGCCACGTCGGCGAGCATCCGAAGAGATGAAATCAATTCCGGCAGTAAATGCGCGTGGCGGCGGCCGGCCGTGATGACAATGACGATTCCGGATCGCGTCCGGAAATGGTGCGCGATGATGGGTCTGGTCCGACCGAACGGAGACGACGATGCGCGTGGTGGTGGCGGTGGAAAGTCGCTACGACCGGACCCCGGACGGCGCGATGTGGACGGTGACCGATCCCGCTCATCACTACTTCACGCGCTATCTGGGGGTGTTCGACGACGTTCGGGTGCTGGCCCGGGTCCGGGACGTCCCGGCCGTGCCGGCGGGCGCCCACCGGGTCGACGGGCCCGGGGTGCGGGTGTGGCCGGTGCCGCACTACCTGGGGCCGGCGCAGTACCTGCGGCAGCGGGCCGGCATCGGTCGAGCGGTGGAGAACGCGGCGGGCCCCCGGGACGCGGTGATCCTCCAGGCGCCCACGCCGGTCGGTTACCTCCTGGCCGCCACCCGCGTACGGAACGGGCATCCGTACGGCGTCCAGGTGTGCGCCGACCCGTACGACATCTTCGCCCCCGGGGCGGTGCAGCATCCGCTGCGACCGGCGCTGCGCCGGTGGGCCACCGCGACGCTCCGGCGCCGCTGCCAGGGCGCCGCGGCCGTCGCCTACGTCACCGAGCACGCGTTGCAGCAGCGCTACCCGGCACCGGCCGCGACGCCCACGTTCCACTTCTCCAACGTGGACCTGCCGCCGGAGGCGTACCGACCACACCCGGCCCCACCGCGCGCCGCCCCGCACCGACTGGTCTCCCTCGGATCCCTGGAGCAGCGCTACAAGGGCATCGACACCCTGTTGCACGCCATCGCCCGGGCCGACCACGGGCTCCCCGACCGACGCCTGCACCTGACCCACATCGGCGACGGCCGCCAACGCCCCCACCTGCGGCACCTCGCCGAGCGGCTCGGCATCGCCGAGCAGGTCACGTTCGCCGGCGTCCTGCCCGCCGGCGAGGCCATCCGCCGTCGCCTGCACGCCGCGGACCTGTTCGTCATGCCCTCCCGCACCGAAGGTCTCCCCAAGGCCCTCATCGAAGCCATGGCCTGCGGCCTGCCCGCCGTCGGCACCACCGTCGGCGGCATTCCCGAACTCCTGCCCCCCGGGCATCTCGTCCCGCCGGACGACCCCGACGCGCTCGCCCACGCCATCGCCACGCTTCTCACCGACCGCCACCGCCTCGCCACCGCGGCCGTCACCAACCTGGCGCGCGCCCACGACTACTCCGCCGCCGCACTCACCGCCCGCCGCCACGCCTTCTACCACACCGTCCAGGACGCGACCCGCGGCCGGACGTCGGCCGGGACACTCACCCGATGACGCTGCGCACCCGGCCCGACACGCCCGCGGAGGGGACGGCCGCAACTCCGGACCGCCCGATGGCGCGACTGCGTGCCGTCCTGCGTCGGGGCCACGGCAGCGGGTACCGGGCGACCGTCGTGAGCCTCACCGGTTCCAGCCTGGTCAGAACCGCCAGCTTCGCGCTCACCGGCGTGTTGGCGAGCCGGCTGCTCGGGCCCCACGACCGGGGCCTGATGGTGCTCGGCACCACGACCGCCAGCCTGGCCGGGTTGCTCGGCGGCCTGGGCACCGGCTCCGCGCTGCGGGCCCGGCTGCCGGCCACGCCCACGGGATGGCCCCGGCGGCGGCTCCTGTCCTCGTACAGCTGGTGCTCGCTGGCGGCCACCGCGCTGTCCGCGCTGATCGCGGTCCTGGCGTCACTGGCGTGCGCGCTCCTCATCGACCGGAACCTGGCCGCACCCTCGTTCCTCGTCGCCCTCGTCGTGGTGACCGTCGCCTACACGGCGATGACCCAGTTCCCGGACGTGTGGTACGCCGTCGGGGAGTTCCACGCCGGCAGTGGTTGGGCGGCGGGGATGGCGACCGGCGGACTGGCCACCATGCTGGCCGCCGCCGCGGTGGACCGCCGGGCCTGGGTGCTGCTGCTCGCGCAGGGGGCCGGCATGTCGCTGGTCGCCCTCGCGCAGACGGTGTGGCTCCGGCGGGCCGGCCTGCTGCCGTGGCTCCGGCCCGGCCGGGCCGAGCTGGCCACGCTCGTCCGCTCCGGTGTCCGCGCGCTCGCCCTGACCCTGGGTCTGACGCTCGCCCTGCGCACCGACCGGTACATCCTGGGCGCGTTCGCCGGCGTGCAGACGGTCGGCGTCTACTCGGTCGCGGTCACCCTCAGCGAGACGCCACGGCTCATCCCCGCCTCGCTCGGGCAGATCGTCTACCGGGAGGTGGCCCTCGGCGACGGCCTGCACCAGGCCGGCCGGGTGCGCCGGCTGGCGCTCCTCTGTTCGGTCGTCAGCGGCGGCCTGTTGGCGGCGGCCGGCTGGCTGCTGGTCGTGCCGGTCTTCGGGGCGGAGTTCGCCGACGCACGTGAGCTGCTGCTGATCCTGATCATCGCGGAGGTCTGCCTGGCCCCGTTCGAGGTGGCCAACCGGGGCCTGCTCGGCGGCGGCTGGATGAACCACGCCGGCCTGCTCGGCGCCGGGGGCAGCGCCCTGGCCGTCGTCCTCTACGTCGTGGCCATTCCGCAGTGGGGCGCGGCGGGGGCGGCGGGGGCCAGCGTGCTGCTGTACGCGGTCCTCTCCGCGACCTCGTGGTCGCTGTTCCGCCGACGGCTGGCCAGCCGTCGGGCGGCGACGGAGGCGGGGGGCGGGACCGGTCGTCACCGCCCGGAGCGGGTGGGTGGCGCCGCGCGCGCCACCCACCCCTGACCGTGCCCTCAGACGGAGGCGCTGACCATGCCCGACCCCGTGCCGGCGGCCGAGCCGCCCGGCCGGGAGGCGTAGACGTAGTACCGCACCCACGGCCTCGGATCGTCCTGCCGGGTACGGAGCTGGTAACCGGCGTCGCGCAGCAACGTGGTGACGGTGTCGAACGTCCGCTGCCAGGACTGGTCCGGCCCGGTGGCCAGGAAGTCGTGACAGGAGACGACGAGGTTGTCGACCATCGACAGATGCGGGCGGAACGCGGTGAGCACCTCCGCCTCGGCACCCTCGATGTTCATCTTCAACAGGTCGACCCGGTCGACGCCGAGCGAGCCGAGCACGTCGAGGAGGGTGCGTCCCCGCACCGCGACACCGCCGGACTCGGCGCTGGTCAGGCTGTTGGCCAGGTGCAGCTGCGTGTCGTCCTCGAGGTGGACGGTCCCCGGGGTGCCCACCACCGCGCACTCCACCGGAGTGACGTTGCGCAGGCCGTTCAGCTCCACCATGCGGCGCAGGCAGGCGAACGTGCCGGGGTGGGCCTCGACGCAGACGACCCGGCCCTCGGGACCGACCAGCCGGGAGAAGACCCGGGCCTCGCCGCCGATGCCGGCGCCGATGTCGACCACCGTGTCGCCCGGTCGGGGCCGGTAGCCGTGCAGGAAGATCTCCTCGGCGGCGTCGTCCTGGGCCCCGGCGGAGGGACCGCCGATCGTCCGGTTGACGACCAGCCCGTCACGGTACCGATGGACCCAGTGGTCGCCCTCGTGGCGGACCAGGCACAGCGAACGGTCCCGGACCGTCACGTACGCGCTGGCCAGAACGCTTCCCAGCCGCGGATCGAGCCGGGTGTTGACGACGCCCCGCAGACGGCTTCTCATCGGTCGGTTCATCTTGGACGGAACTCTCTCTCGGGTTGATCGGAACTCGGCCGTCGTCGACGCGACCGACAGAAGACCAACGATCCGGACAAGTCCCCAGATACGCGGCGGGCTCAGCGTCGGATGCCGGCCCAGTCGTGGTGGCGTCGCACCGTCGAGAGGATGAAGTCCACGACCCGCCGTGAGGTGTCCCGCACCTGGTAGTCGACCGGGCAGGGCACCCCCGCCGCGGTCACCTGGGCGGTGACCACCTCCACCGCCTCGACCACCGACGGGGCGTCCAGGCCCGTCATCACGATGCCACCGGCGTCGAGCGCCTCCGGTCGTTCGATCGACTCGCGCAACGTCACGGCCGGAAAGCCGAGGATCGCGGACTCCTCGCTGATCGTGCCGCTGTCGGACAGCGTGCAGCGGGCCTCGCGTTGCAGCCGGACGTAGTCGAACAGGCCGAACGGCTCGTGGAAGGCGATCCCCTCCAGGGTGCTCGGGGCCGGTGACAGCGACTCCAGCCGCTTGCGGGTGCGGGGATGGGTCGAGACCAGCACCGGCAGCCGCCACCGGTCCCGGACCGCGCGCAGGCAGTCCAGCAGCCGGGCGAGCCGCTCCGGGCGGTCGACGTTCTCCTCCCGGTGCGCGCTGACGAGGAAGTATCCGCCGGCGGTCAGCTCCATCCGACCGAGGACGGCGGACCGCTCGATGTCCGGGCGGTAGTGCTCCAGCACCTCCCGCATCGGCGACCCGGTGTGCAGGATCCGCCGCGGGTGCAGCCCTTCGGCGAGCAGGTTGCGCCGGGCGTGCTCGGTGTAGACCAGGTTGAAGTCCGCGACGTGGTCCACCACCCGCCGGTTGGTCTCCTCGGGGACGTTGAGGTCGAAGCAGCGGTTGCCCGCCTCCATGTGGTAGACCGGGACGCCCATCCGCCGGGCCATCAGCGCGGCGATGCAGCTGTTGGTGTCGCCCAGCACCAGCAGCGCGTCCGGTCGGACCTCGCGGATGACCTCCTCGGTGCCGGTCAGCACCCCACCGAGCACGCGGCCCAGCGAGGACGTGTCCACCCCGAGGTAGCGGTCGGGCTGGCGCAGCCGCAGCTCGGTGAAGAAGATCTCCGACAGCGTCAGGTCCCAGTTCTGGCCGGTGTGCACGAGCACGTGCTCCACGGTCCGGTCCAGTCGGTCGAGCACCCGGGACAACCGGATGATCTCGGGGCGGGTGCCCACCACGGTCATCACGCGCGTCATGCTTCGTCCCCCGTCACGGCCCGGCGGCCTGCCACGGTCCAACGAGCCCACCGCCGGACGGGTTACTCCGGCTCGCGTTCGCGGGGCGCTCGCAACCCGTACCCCGACCGATTCGTTCACAGGGCGAGCACGCCGGACTCCCCGGAACCGGGGAGGTGCCGGGTCGACCGGGCGGCACGGGGGGAATCTGGTGCGGGTCATCGTGACGATGGAGGCGCGTCTGCTGCGCACCCCGGACGGCCGGGTCTGGACGCGGGGCGGTCCCGACCACACCACCTGGTCGCGCTACCTGTCGGTCTTCGACGAGGTCCGCATCGTCGCCCGGGTCCAGCCCACCGACGGGAAGCCGGTCGGCGCGAGCGCCGTGGACGGGCCCGGGGTGCACGTGTGGGCCGTGCCGTACTACGTCGGCCCGGGGCAGTACGTGTCCCGGCGGACGGAGGTCAGACGCGCCGTCGGCGCCGCGATCGGGCCGCACGACGCCTGCATCCTGCGCGTGCCGTCCCAGATCGGCACGCTCATGGCGCAGGAGCTGCGTCGACGCCGGCAGCCGTACGCGCTGGAGGTCATCGGCGACCCGTGGGAGGTGTTCGCGCCGGGCGTCGTCCGTCACCCGCTCCGGCCCTTCTTCCGCCGCCGGTTCGCCCGTCAGCTGGCCGGGCAGTGCCGGCACGCCGCGGCGGTGTCGTACGTGACGGCGCGGTCGCTCCAGGCCCGCTACCCCGCCGGCCCGACGACCGTGTCGATGTCCTGTTCCGACGTCGACCTGCCGGCCGAGGCGTTCGTCGCCGGGCCGCGGCCCGCCGCCGCCGACCTCACGCGGACGTGTCGGCTCGTCTCGGTCGGCTCCCTGGACCAGCTCTACAAGGGTGTGGACGTCCTCGTCGACGCCCTCGCCGTGCTCGCCGACCGGTCCGTCGACGTGCATCTGCGGCACGTGGGGGACGGACGGTTCCGGTCCCGGCTGGAGGAGCGGGCCGCCCGGTGCGGGGCACGGCAGCGGGTGACGTTCGTCGGCACGCTGCCCCCCGGGGACGCGGTGCGCGCGGAGTTCGATCGCGCCGACCTGCTCGTGATGCCGTCGCGTACCGAAGGGATGCCCCGTGCCCTCGTCGAGGGCATGGCCCGGGGCCTGCCGGCGATCGGGTCGGCCGTCGGCGGCATTCCGGAGGTCCTGCCCGCCGCCGACCTGGTGCCTCCGGGCGACCCCACCACGCTCGCCGACGCGATCCAGCGGATGGTCACCGCGCCGGACCGGATGGCCGCGGCGTCCGCCCGGAACCTGGAAACCGCGCGGACGTTCGCCGCGGAGCGCCTGGCGGCCCGGCGCGACCGGTTCTACACCCTGGTCCGCGATGCCCGACGTCGACCCGACGAGGCGCGGATGGAACGCCTGTGACGGTGCTCCGGCCGGGCGGGTCCGGTCGCCGCGGGCTACCGATCGGGCCCGGCCCCACGAGCGACGCCGGTCGGCATCCCGCCGACCGCTTCCAGGATCCGGTCCGCGTGGAACGCCGCGACGTCCTCCCGCTGCCACGCCAGTAGGGACTCCGGCCTGATCTGCACCGTCCGGGCGCGGAGTTGGGCGAGCAGGGCCAGCGCCAGAGCGGTGGCGTCCGGCGGCACCAGCAGCAGCCCCTCCCGCACGTGCCGGGCGACGGCCCGGGTGCCGCGATTGTCGACCACGACCACGGGCGTGCCGACCACGAGCGCCTCGGTGACGACCAGCGGGAACCCCTCCCGCAGGCTGGTCAGCAGCACCACGTCGGCCGCCGCCAGCTCGGCGGCCGGGTCGTCGGTCCACCCCGCGGGCACGATGCCCGCCTCCTCGGGCGGGGCCCACGACGGTTCGCGGGCGAC is a window from the Micromonospora sp. DSM 45708 genome containing:
- a CDS encoding polysaccharide biosynthesis protein, producing the protein MTLVPVGRRVLITGGTGSFGQKMLHRLLELDVGEVRVFSRDEAKQDAMRSCIGDPRVRYHVGDVRDYDAVLEASRDVDFVFHAAALKQVPSCEFFPLEAIRTNVLGSHNVVAAADRNGVGSVVLLSTDKAVYPVNAMGMSKALMEKVAQAHARNNPRSRTTVSCVRYGNVMYSRGSVIPLFVSQLKAGRAPTVTDPTMTRFLMSLDDSVSLVEHAFTHARPGDIFIRKGVACTVGDLAAALCQLFDAPPKLDLIGVRHGEKLSETLATREELAKADDFGDFFRVPVDVRDLNYSLYVSQGEPGLAGMQDFNSTNAPRLGVPEIVTLLTTLPEIRAELAARDLLSVP
- a CDS encoding NAD-dependent epimerase/dehydratase family protein — translated: MKVVVTGGAGFIGSNLVRALAAHPRTGEIVAVDDLSTGYVENLLDQPVRLVRGSVLDADVLDEAVAGAASVVHLGALGSVPRSIDRPMGSHHANATGTLMVLEAVRRHRVPHVVVASSSSVYGANPVLPRREELRPMPVSPYAVSKLATEAYALAYAACYDVAVLAFRFFNVFGPRQAANHAYAAVVPRFVSAALSGEPLRVHGDGGQTRDFTYVGSVTAVIVDAVMRRVSSPDVVNLAFGARVSLLELIAELESVVGRGLSVVHEPPRAGDVRDSQADASRLRELFPTVGRHPLRAGLESTVDWMSDRVSVRC
- a CDS encoding glycosyltransferase, which codes for MTARTASLRAPTRPDRRRSPLVANVIGTLDRGGAETACLDLCRAVPPSEVRHVFVTVGGREGSLASRFRAAGAEVVQCPLHPVRTFAPRLWRTLRALDPDVVVSHVELISGLVLLVARTLGVRRRVVRLTSEADNRPDSWRHRLLRRTLRRLIRSVATEVVGVSAAALRFADPPGHDPRYRVLPHAVDVARVAGWDRVSARRHWGLPDDVPVLGYLGRAAPEKNRPFLVDVHREVRRMRPDARLLVAGPGGVADITAVHPGVAGDPTIVFAGELDEVGSILAAADVLLLPSLREGLPGALLEALAAGVPVLGSDLPSLREAADRLLGVETVPLAAGTRRWAERALDAAASDAATRARMGRVLRDSPFLLETAIPQWRALWGI
- a CDS encoding glycosyltransferase — encoded protein: MRVVVAVESRYDRTPDGAMWTVTDPAHHYFTRYLGVFDDVRVLARVRDVPAVPAGAHRVDGPGVRVWPVPHYLGPAQYLRQRAGIGRAVENAAGPRDAVILQAPTPVGYLLAATRVRNGHPYGVQVCADPYDIFAPGAVQHPLRPALRRWATATLRRRCQGAAAVAYVTEHALQQRYPAPAATPTFHFSNVDLPPEAYRPHPAPPRAAPHRLVSLGSLEQRYKGIDTLLHAIARADHGLPDRRLHLTHIGDGRQRPHLRHLAERLGIAEQVTFAGVLPAGEAIRRRLHAADLFVMPSRTEGLPKALIEAMACGLPAVGTTVGGIPELLPPGHLVPPDDPDALAHAIATLLTDRHRLATAAVTNLARAHDYSAAALTARRHAFYHTVQDATRGRTSAGTLTR
- a CDS encoding lipopolysaccharide biosynthesis protein — translated: MTLRTRPDTPAEGTAATPDRPMARLRAVLRRGHGSGYRATVVSLTGSSLVRTASFALTGVLASRLLGPHDRGLMVLGTTTASLAGLLGGLGTGSALRARLPATPTGWPRRRLLSSYSWCSLAATALSALIAVLASLACALLIDRNLAAPSFLVALVVVTVAYTAMTQFPDVWYAVGEFHAGSGWAAGMATGGLATMLAAAAVDRRAWVLLLAQGAGMSLVALAQTVWLRRAGLLPWLRPGRAELATLVRSGVRALALTLGLTLALRTDRYILGAFAGVQTVGVYSVAVTLSETPRLIPASLGQIVYREVALGDGLHQAGRVRRLALLCSVVSGGLLAAAGWLLVVPVFGAEFADARELLLILIIAEVCLAPFEVANRGLLGGGWMNHAGLLGAGGSALAVVLYVVAIPQWGAAGAAGASVLLYAVLSATSWSLFRRRLASRRAATEAGGGTGRHRPERVGGAARATHP
- a CDS encoding FkbM family methyltransferase, which codes for MRSRLRGVVNTRLDPRLGSVLASAYVTVRDRSLCLVRHEGDHWVHRYRDGLVVNRTIGGPSAGAQDDAAEEIFLHGYRPRPGDTVVDIGAGIGGEARVFSRLVGPEGRVVCVEAHPGTFACLRRMVELNGLRNVTPVECAVVGTPGTVHLEDDTQLHLANSLTSAESGGVAVRGRTLLDVLGSLGVDRVDLLKMNIEGAEAEVLTAFRPHLSMVDNLVVSCHDFLATGPDQSWQRTFDTVTTLLRDAGYQLRTRQDDPRPWVRYYVYASRPGGSAAGTGSGMVSASV
- the wecB gene encoding non-hydrolyzing UDP-N-acetylglucosamine 2-epimerase; this encodes MTRVMTVVGTRPEIIRLSRVLDRLDRTVEHVLVHTGQNWDLTLSEIFFTELRLRQPDRYLGVDTSSLGRVLGGVLTGTEEVIREVRPDALLVLGDTNSCIAALMARRMGVPVYHMEAGNRCFDLNVPEETNRRVVDHVADFNLVYTEHARRNLLAEGLHPRRILHTGSPMREVLEHYRPDIERSAVLGRMELTAGGYFLVSAHREENVDRPERLARLLDCLRAVRDRWRLPVLVSTHPRTRKRLESLSPAPSTLEGIAFHEPFGLFDYVRLQREARCTLSDSGTISEESAILGFPAVTLRESIERPEALDAGGIVMTGLDAPSVVEAVEVVTAQVTAAGVPCPVDYQVRDTSRRVVDFILSTVRRHHDWAGIRR
- a CDS encoding glycosyltransferase family 4 protein, translating into MRVIVTMEARLLRTPDGRVWTRGGPDHTTWSRYLSVFDEVRIVARVQPTDGKPVGASAVDGPGVHVWAVPYYVGPGQYVSRRTEVRRAVGAAIGPHDACILRVPSQIGTLMAQELRRRRQPYALEVIGDPWEVFAPGVVRHPLRPFFRRRFARQLAGQCRHAAAVSYVTARSLQARYPAGPTTVSMSCSDVDLPAEAFVAGPRPAAADLTRTCRLVSVGSLDQLYKGVDVLVDALAVLADRSVDVHLRHVGDGRFRSRLEERAARCGARQRVTFVGTLPPGDAVRAEFDRADLLVMPSRTEGMPRALVEGMARGLPAIGSAVGGIPEVLPAADLVPPGDPTTLADAIQRMVTAPDRMAAASARNLETARTFAAERLAARRDRFYTLVRDARRRPDEARMERL